In Thermodesulfobacteriota bacterium, a single window of DNA contains:
- a CDS encoding co-chaperone GroES, translating to MAIKPLSDKVLLKPINEPETTEGGIIIPETAESAEAGQAQEAEVLAVGNGRLQMDGSVMPLIAKKGDRVVFVNYGGTQVKVNGEDCLILEEAAILAILDS from the coding sequence ATGGCTATAAAACCGCTTAGCGACAAGGTTTTACTTAAGCCGATCAATGAACCGGAAACCACTGAAGGTGGAATTATCATACCGGAGACCGCAGAAAGTGCAGAAGCGGGACAGGCTCAGGAAGCAGAAGTTCTTGCAGTGGGCAATGGTCGACTTCAAATGGATGGCTCTGTAATGCCATTAATCGCAAAGAAAGGCGATAGAGTTGTGTTTGTAAATTATGGTGGTACACAGGTTAAAGTGAACGGGGAAGATTGTCTTATCCTCGAAGAAGCCGCCATTCTAGCAATACTTGATTCATAA